The following is a genomic window from Collimonas fungivorans Ter331.
GAAAGTGTGCGACATCGCCGCCAGGGCGATGCTCAGGCCGCCGGAAGCGGAGCCGGTGACGCCGGCCAGTGTGGTGACTGTCACCGCTTCATTGACCAGCGGATTAGGAATGCTCTTGAGAGCGTCGGCGATCACCAGGAATCCCGGCAGGCCGGCGATGACGGCGCCGAAGCCGTATTCGGACGCGGTGTTCATCGACGCCAGCAAGGCGCCGCCGACAGCCGCTTTGCTGCCTTCGGCAAATTTTTCCTTGACGGCGCCGAAGGCAAACAGCAGCACCGAACAGATCCCGACCAGCAGCGCTGCTTCAACCGCCCAGATCGCCACCACGCCCGAGACCTGGGTAGTGATCGGTTTGCTGGAGCCGGCCAGCGTCATTTCATGGCTGCTCCCGTATAGCATGGGAATCCAGGCCGTGAACAGCTTGTTCATCACCCCCACCAGCACCAGCGGCAACAGGGCTACCAGCGGATGCGCCAGCTTGCCGTCGGCCACCGGTTCCGGTTCGTTCAGCAAGTTGCTGCCGTAGCCTTCGCCGTTGGCGGCCGCCCGGCGGCGGCACCAGTCCAGGTAGAGCAGGCCGGTGACCAGGATGAATACGGTACCGATCAGACCCAGCCAGGGCGCGGCCCAGGTAGTGGTATTGAAAAAGGTGGTGGGAATGATGTTCTGGATCTGCGGCGTGCCCGGCAGCGAATCCATGGTGAAGGTGAACGCGCCCAGCGCAATCGTGCCGGGGATCAGGCGTTTCGGGATGCCGCCCTGGCGGAACATTTCGGCGGCAAACGGATAGACCGCGAACACCACCACAAACAGCGAGACGCCGCCATACGTCAGCAAGCCGCATACCAGGACGATGGAAAGCATGGCGCGCTGCCGTCCGACTACATTGATGACGCTCGACACGATGGACTTGGAGAATCCCGAGAGTTCAATCACCTTGCCGAATACCGCACCCAGCAGGAAAACGGGAAAGTAGAGCTTGACGAAACCGACCATCTTTTCCATGAACACGCTGGTGAACATGGGAGCGACCAGGCTGGGGTCGGTGAGCAGCACGGCGCCGAGCGCGGCGACCGGGGCAAACAGGATAACGCTGTAGCCGCGGTAGGCGACAAACATCAGGAACAGCAAAGCCAGAATAACTACGATGAAACTCATCCTCTATCTCCTACGGATCAGGTTTGCTCTAGCGGATTCGAGCGAGCCATCGGAAAATGGCCATCGAATATTGCATTTATTTTAACGTGCCTTGCGGAGGAGGCAAAGATGAGAGAGAGGCGGAATGCGGCTTGAGTTCCCTCGCCAACGGCAGGAAATGCACCCTGAATGCAAAAAGACATGCATGAAGCATGTCTTTTTTGGCAGCGATCAAAGGCGATCAGTAGGGAACGTAGTCTGGCGGCGGGCCATAGTTACCCCGTTGCGGCGGGTAGTAG
Proteins encoded in this region:
- a CDS encoding GntP family permease, with the translated sequence MSFIVVILALLFLMFVAYRGYSVILFAPVAALGAVLLTDPSLVAPMFTSVFMEKMVGFVKLYFPVFLLGAVFGKVIELSGFSKSIVSSVINVVGRQRAMLSIVLVCGLLTYGGVSLFVVVFAVYPFAAEMFRQGGIPKRLIPGTIALGAFTFTMDSLPGTPQIQNIIPTTFFNTTTWAAPWLGLIGTVFILVTGLLYLDWCRRRAAANGEGYGSNLLNEPEPVADGKLAHPLVALLPLVLVGVMNKLFTAWIPMLYGSSHEMTLAGSSKPITTQVSGVVAIWAVEAALLVGICSVLLFAFGAVKEKFAEGSKAAVGGALLASMNTASEYGFGAVIAGLPGFLVIADALKSIPNPLVNEAVTVTTLAGVTGSASGGLSIALAAMSHTFIENAQAAGIPMEVLHRVAAMASGGMDTLPHNGAVITLLAVTGLSHRQSYKDIFVVTMIKTAAVFVVIAAYYLTGIV